A window from Bacillus sp. 2205SS5-2 encodes these proteins:
- a CDS encoding FTR1 family iron permease encodes MDFQAFLITLREALEAILIVGLILSYLTRLNAEKYKKWVYVGVGLALVTSFLVALMFQVVFTGFASFGSEVYLKISIMFASVILLSHMVLWMKKQSKGINTEMQKKINAALTAGSVSAMIVHSYLIVVREGVETVFFFAAISNGDVTKVFTSYGALSGLLMALVIGYLFFSGTMKISLKAFFNVTGILILFIAAGLLVQGIGVMQDIGKLGSLYTTAEGKPADVYNIVHIMPEHYQDEFHYQRDTGNDVLINGQVGLFFAAMFGYSHNPSLEQIMAYTLYFTFAFLWSYLINSGRIRFPFKKAVPVSAKQQRNAIKEGNPEELGSIKA; translated from the coding sequence ATGGATTTTCAGGCTTTTTTAATTACACTACGTGAAGCTTTAGAAGCCATTTTAATTGTAGGACTGATTTTATCTTATTTAACCCGTTTGAATGCTGAAAAGTATAAAAAATGGGTGTATGTTGGAGTTGGGTTAGCACTTGTCACCTCATTTTTAGTTGCGCTTATGTTCCAAGTAGTCTTCACCGGCTTTGCAAGCTTTGGGTCAGAAGTCTACTTGAAAATTTCCATAATGTTTGCTTCCGTGATTTTATTAAGTCACATGGTGCTTTGGATGAAGAAGCAATCTAAAGGAATTAATACGGAAATGCAAAAAAAAATTAATGCAGCTTTAACAGCAGGTAGTGTGTCTGCAATGATCGTTCATTCGTATTTGATTGTCGTACGTGAAGGTGTCGAAACTGTCTTTTTCTTTGCTGCAATTAGTAACGGTGATGTAACCAAAGTATTCACAAGCTACGGAGCGTTGAGTGGGTTATTAATGGCTTTAGTCATCGGTTATCTCTTTTTCTCTGGTACGATGAAAATTTCCCTAAAAGCCTTTTTCAATGTAACAGGGATACTAATTCTCTTTATCGCAGCCGGGCTATTAGTTCAAGGTATCGGTGTGATGCAAGATATCGGGAAATTAGGCTCATTATACACAACTGCTGAAGGTAAACCTGCTGATGTGTATAATATCGTTCACATTATGCCTGAGCATTATCAAGATGAATTTCACTACCAAAGAGATACAGGAAACGATGTATTAATCAATGGTCAAGTAGGGTTATTCTTTGCCGCCATGTTTGGATATAGTCATAATCCGTCACTTGAACAAATAATGGCATACACTTTATACTTTACATTTGCATTCTTATGGTCGTATTTAATCAATTCAGGTAGGATACGTTTCCCTTTTAAAAAAGCTGTTCCTGTTTCCGCAAAGCAACAAAGAAATGCAATAAAAGAAGGTAATCCGGAAGAATTGGGATCAATTAAAGCGTAG